Proteins encoded together in one Telopea speciosissima isolate NSW1024214 ecotype Mountain lineage chromosome 6, Tspe_v1, whole genome shotgun sequence window:
- the LOC122665063 gene encoding cytochrome P450 714A1-like — MEVWFVKALWSLCLVGFCSLIGYILNAVWMKPERLREKLRKQGIKGPPPSSFLSGNAAEMTKIKSEALNMKQVKDHGEIAAHDYTSALFPYFEHWRKQYGLVYMYSTGRTQHLYVNHPDLVKEIGQVISFDLGKPLHLAKTLNPLLGKGVLVSNGHVWSHQRKIVSAEFFMDKVKGMVGLMLESGLALIEKWEKRVVESKGGIAEIKVDEDLRDFSADVISRACFGSSYSQGKDIFSKIRVLEKMLSEKGFLHKGATFRNFPTKSNRDVWKLEREIESLILKTVKEREEKTLGNPSLEKDLLQMILEGAMSDKLSRKASNRFIVDNCKNIYFAGHETTAVAAAWCLMLLGLYPEWQDRVRREVFQVCRGGVPDNDALRKLKTVEMVIQETLRLYPPGAFISRETLKDTKLGDLIVPKGIRLWTLIPTLHRDPDVWGPDANEFNPSRFENGISEACKYPQTYVPFGAGPRLCLGRNFALAELKVLLSLMVSKFSFSISPKYQHCPKFVMIVEPKYGVDLIVKKI, encoded by the exons atggaagtcTGGTTTGTGAAGGCTCTATGGAGCTTGTGTTTGGTAGGGTTTTGCAGTTTGATCGGATATATCTTAAATGCTGTATGGATGAAGCCGGAGAGGCTTCGAGAGAAGCTTAGAAAGCAAGGAATCAAAGGACCTccaccttcttcttttctgtctGGAAATGCTGCTGAGATGACAAAGATCAAATCAGAGGCTTTGAATATGAAGCAGGTTAAAGACCATGGAGAGATTGCTGCCCATGATTACACTTCTGCTCTCTTCCCATATTTTGAACACTGGAGAAAACAATACG GTCTAGTATACATGTATTCAACTGGAAGGACACAACACTTGTATGTGAATCACCCTGATCTTGTGAAGGAGATAGGTCAAGTTATATCTTTCGATTTAGGGAAGCCATTGCACTTGGCAAAGACACTTAATCCTTTGCTAGGTAAGGGTGTTCTGGTCTCCAACGGCCATGTTTGGTCCCACCAGAGGAAAATCGTTTCAGCCGAGTTCTTCATGGACAAGGTTAAG GGCATGGTGGGGCTAATGCTGGAGTCTGGGCTGGCATTGATAGAGAAATGGGAGAAGCGAGTAGTTGAATCTAAAGGAGGGATTGCTGAGATAAAAGTAGATGAAGATTTGAGGGACTTCTCTGCTGATGTTATCTCTAGAGCTTGTTTTGGGAGTTCCTACTCTCAAGGCAAAGACATTTTCTCTAAGATCCGGGTCCTTGAAAAGATGTTATCCGAGAAAGGGTTCCTACATAAGGGAGCAACTTTCAG aaATTTTCCAACCAAGAGTAACAGAGACGTATGGAAGCTAGAAAGAGAGATTGAATCATTAATATTGAAGACAGTAAAGGAGCGAGAAGAAAAAACCTTGGGTAACCCTAGCTTAGAGAAAGATCTATTACAAATGATACTAGAGGGTGCTATGAGTGATAAGTTAAGTAGAAAAGCCTCTAATCGCTTCATAGTTGATAACTGCAAGAACATCTACTTTGCTGGTCATGAAACTACAGCAGTTGCTGCAGCTTGGTGTTTGATGTTATTAGGTTTATATCCCGAGTGGCAAGACCGTGTTCGTCGAGAAGTTTTTCAAGTTTGCAGAGGTGGAGTCCCAGATAATGATGCCCTACGCAAGTTGAAAACG GTTGAAATGGTGATTCAGGAAACCTTGCGACTCTACCCTCCTGGAGCATTCATATCAAGAGAGACattgaaagatacaaagctaggAGATCTCATTGTTCCCAAAGGCATAAGATTGTGGACTCTGATACCCACATTGCATAGAGACCCAGATGTTTGGGGACCAGATGCAAACGAATTCAATCCAAGTAGGTTTGAAAATGGTATCTCTGAAGCTTGCAAGTATCCACAAACATATGTGCCTTTTGGAGCTGGTCCAAGGTTGTGTTTGGGAAGGAACTTTGCACTGGCAGAGTTGAAGGTTCTGCTTTCTCTTATGGTTTCCaaattctctttctctatttctccaAAATATCAACATTGCCCTAAATTTGTGATGATTGTGGAGCCTAAGTATGGAGTAGATCTCATAGTAAAGAAAATATAG